A window of the Pseudomonadales bacterium genome harbors these coding sequences:
- a CDS encoding flagellar hook-length control protein FliK encodes MTAINRPTDVLLNSEALKTSQSRREKSTLTDSNDRKNSFNELLSAKQKEASARDNKTPETSRPEGKREVKSASEESTSETLPAKTKTEASGKAAVAGGNRLPPEQSEAAELKAKEFNPSQEKMNIKLEPLIEGQPLAASTSVLPESKSLLEPSDGGAEDISLLENALNSKDQLAPEHSTAAENSPLLAVVDINNGDLTLEDAAVKADGMREESVAGAEASLLAAINPAAVAGNQVGLENDSNLTSETPEVVPGEGINVELDAADKKAVLDQNVLVAGSSDAVALATVAASVTAPLTAQDQVKQASAPLTQRLDESVQLPPLGNDGSIKEAKKIDLNITGELKPELTTQSSARQLPFGFELKQWLSEARRGVDPVVAQLPSVTDKDPALATDALTPARLHSLTQAIQGLSGAGLNAAPRATMAVNIQPPVDSAAWSQVVAQRITWLAGNGIRAAELQLNPQELGPVEVKIRVNNEQTSIHFTSQHASVRDALELSVQRLRDMLESNGLGLVDVNVSDQSGSQERESTSESSQSNFVAEFAQDQGAEATLVRVAETNSLVDYYV; translated from the coding sequence ATGACTGCCATCAATCGGCCAACTGACGTATTGCTCAATTCAGAGGCACTTAAGACTAGCCAGTCCCGCCGCGAGAAATCGACGCTAACTGATTCAAATGATAGAAAAAATTCTTTTAATGAGCTGTTGTCAGCGAAACAGAAGGAAGCATCTGCCAGAGACAATAAAACACCCGAAACCAGTCGTCCTGAGGGCAAAAGGGAAGTTAAATCAGCGTCTGAAGAGTCTACAAGTGAGACGTTGCCAGCCAAGACGAAAACCGAAGCGAGCGGAAAAGCGGCGGTCGCTGGCGGCAATAGGTTGCCGCCTGAGCAAAGTGAAGCTGCTGAGCTAAAGGCCAAAGAATTTAATCCGTCGCAAGAAAAGATGAATATTAAGCTGGAACCATTGATCGAAGGTCAGCCACTCGCAGCTTCAACCTCAGTCTTGCCGGAGTCGAAGTCACTGCTTGAGCCAAGTGACGGTGGGGCTGAAGATATATCATTGTTAGAAAATGCGTTGAACTCGAAAGATCAGTTGGCCCCAGAGCATTCGACAGCAGCAGAAAACAGCCCGCTGTTAGCAGTGGTGGATATTAATAATGGCGATCTAACCCTGGAAGATGCAGCGGTTAAAGCGGACGGGATGCGGGAAGAATCTGTTGCTGGTGCAGAGGCCAGCTTGCTCGCGGCAATCAATCCGGCGGCTGTGGCAGGGAATCAGGTTGGATTGGAAAACGACTCGAATTTAACCTCAGAGACGCCTGAGGTTGTGCCGGGAGAGGGTATAAATGTTGAATTGGACGCTGCGGATAAAAAAGCCGTGCTCGATCAGAATGTCCTTGTGGCGGGGAGTTCGGACGCCGTTGCACTGGCCACAGTGGCGGCATCGGTTACAGCGCCACTGACCGCGCAGGATCAAGTTAAGCAAGCATCGGCGCCGTTAACACAGAGACTGGATGAATCGGTGCAGTTGCCTCCTCTCGGTAATGACGGGAGCATTAAAGAGGCTAAGAAAATAGATTTAAATATCACTGGGGAGTTGAAGCCAGAGCTGACGACACAGAGTTCTGCTCGACAGCTGCCCTTCGGATTCGAACTCAAACAGTGGCTGAGCGAAGCGAGAAGAGGTGTCGATCCTGTGGTTGCGCAATTACCAAGTGTAACGGATAAAGATCCGGCATTAGCTACAGACGCGCTAACCCCCGCTAGGCTACACAGCCTGACGCAGGCTATTCAGGGATTAAGCGGCGCGGGATTAAACGCCGCGCCACGTGCCACTATGGCCGTGAATATTCAACCACCAGTCGATTCTGCTGCCTGGAGTCAAGTGGTGGCTCAGCGTATTACCTGGTTGGCAGGTAATGGTATCAGAGCGGCGGAGCTGCAACTCAATCCGCAGGAGCTGGGGCCGGTGGAAGTTAAGATTAGAGTGAATAACGAGCAGACCAGTATTCATTTTACCAGCCAGCACGCCTCGGTTCGTGATGCGCTAGAGCTGTCGGTACAACGTTTGCGCGATATGCTTGAATCTAACGGCTTGGGTTTAGTTGATGTTAACGTGTCCGATCAATCGGGTTCGCAAGAGAGAGAGTCGACA
- the fliJ gene encoding flagellar export protein FliJ, with translation MKKSERLTPVLKLEEMKEQQAVKRYADARVQCEQEKQKLQQLIEYSKEYQEMIEEKGRVGIAADRLQSYHRFINKLNQAITQQQQQLLLVQQEAEQQEQYWLRQRGATINMDNLVSRYARDERLVTDKKEQKEMDEQAQQMAGLSLF, from the coding sequence ATGAAAAAATCTGAACGCTTAACGCCCGTATTGAAGCTGGAAGAAATGAAAGAACAGCAAGCGGTCAAACGCTATGCTGATGCCCGTGTGCAATGTGAGCAAGAAAAGCAAAAGTTGCAACAGCTCATTGAATACAGCAAAGAGTACCAGGAGATGATTGAAGAGAAAGGACGTGTTGGCATCGCGGCGGATCGTCTGCAGTCTTATCATCGTTTTATCAATAAACTCAACCAGGCGATTACGCAACAGCAACAGCAGTTGTTGCTAGTACAACAGGAAGCTGAACAGCAGGAGCAGTATTGGCTGCGTCAGCGTGGTGCCACTATCAATATGGATAATTTAGTGTCGCGTTATGCCAGGGATGAGCGTTTAGTCACGGATAAAAAAGAGCAGAAAGAAATGGATGAACAAGCACAGCAAATGGCGGGTTTGTCACTATTCTAA
- the fliI gene encoding flagellar protein export ATPase FliI produces the protein MNRRNLAEHIAAYADHVPNSIQPEVEGRLTRIIGMTIEAVGCNVAMGGHCLIDVDQDRSIEAEVVGFADNRIFLMPITRVEGLRPGARIRALNKRKTVPVGFGLLGRVLNGIGEPIDGKGPLHTDARVSLTGKPINPLDRHPIATPLDVGVRAINALLTVGRGQRLGLFAGSGVGKSVLLGMMTRFTEADITVVGLVGERGREVKEFIEQILGVEGLSRSVVVASPADDSPLMRLRSAMLTTAVAEYFRDQGKNVLLLMDSLTRYAQAQRELALAVGEPPATKGYPPSVFAKLPQLVERAGNAAKGKGSITGFYTVLTEGDDQQDPIADAARAILDGHIVLSRKLAEQGHYPAIDIEGSISRVMPQVVSEKQLKQAQRFKQVYAQYQENRDLISVGAYSAGSDRDTDYAIQQMPAMKNFLQQSLQQPVNLAASFAHLATVIETSANSQTGSPQNHPVPATTGVARR, from the coding sequence ATGAATCGGCGCAATTTAGCGGAACACATAGCGGCCTATGCTGATCATGTGCCGAATTCGATTCAGCCAGAGGTTGAGGGGCGCCTCACGCGTATTATTGGCATGACCATTGAGGCAGTTGGCTGCAACGTAGCGATGGGCGGACACTGCCTGATTGATGTTGATCAGGATCGTAGCATTGAAGCTGAGGTAGTCGGTTTTGCGGATAATCGAATATTTTTGATGCCGATTACCCGTGTTGAGGGGCTGCGTCCTGGTGCGCGCATTCGCGCTTTGAATAAGCGTAAAACGGTACCTGTCGGCTTCGGTTTGCTCGGGCGTGTGTTAAATGGCATCGGCGAGCCGATTGACGGTAAAGGGCCTTTGCATACCGATGCACGGGTGAGTCTTACCGGCAAGCCAATTAATCCCCTTGATCGTCATCCCATTGCCACGCCGCTGGATGTGGGTGTGCGCGCGATTAATGCCTTACTGACAGTAGGAAGAGGTCAACGTCTGGGCTTGTTTGCCGGTAGTGGCGTGGGTAAAAGCGTGCTATTAGGGATGATGACTCGCTTTACTGAGGCCGATATTACCGTCGTCGGTCTGGTGGGTGAGCGTGGTCGAGAGGTAAAAGAGTTTATCGAGCAGATACTGGGGGTGGAGGGACTTTCGCGCTCAGTGGTGGTTGCTTCGCCGGCGGATGATTCGCCCCTGATGCGGTTACGCTCAGCGATGCTGACGACGGCGGTGGCGGAGTATTTTCGCGATCAGGGAAAGAATGTATTGCTGCTGATGGACTCGCTTACAAGGTACGCCCAAGCGCAGCGTGAGTTAGCGCTGGCGGTGGGAGAACCACCAGCAACCAAGGGTTATCCACCCTCTGTTTTTGCTAAGCTGCCGCAACTGGTAGAGCGGGCAGGTAATGCCGCCAAGGGCAAGGGCTCCATCACTGGGTTTTACACGGTACTGACAGAAGGTGATGATCAGCAGGACCCTATTGCCGATGCCGCGCGCGCGATTTTAGATGGGCATATTGTGTTATCCAGAAAGCTAGCCGAGCAAGGGCATTACCCCGCCATTGATATTGAGGGTTCGATCAGCCGGGTGATGCCTCAGGTAGTGAGTGAGAAACAGCTCAAGCAAGCGCAGCGCTTCAAACAGGTCTACGCTCAATATCAGGAAAATCGAGACCTGATTAGCGTTGGCGCGTACAGCGCCGGTAGTGACCGCGACACAGATTACGCCATTCAACAAATGCCTGCTATGAAAAACTTTTTGCAACAAAGCCTGCAGCAGCCGGTTAATTTAGCGGCCAGTTTTGCACATTTGGCGACAGTGATTGAGACCTCGGCGAACTCTCAAACTGGGTCTCCTCAAAACCATCCCGTACCGGCAACCACAGGAGTCGCTAGACGATGA
- a CDS encoding flagellar assembly protein FliH, translating into MSESNEIPSLIPAEQLQNCESWQMPTLEVSGRVVSASGKSSRRAGRTDAASASPEPLTASKIEAVRKQAYAEGLALGKQEGLQRAQAEVNEKIAQLNRIMGQLMHPLAEQGADLEKALVKLTGVIAQAVVQTSIQLDGDRLLKIIKQALAQLPDASQNIRVTVHPQDAELIKKAASPESDEWRIIADASLVSGGCIVKTDYSYVDFTLEKQFQLTLQDIVKQHLATQPDDDPNGLTAGGVE; encoded by the coding sequence ATGAGTGAGTCAAACGAAATACCCAGCCTGATTCCAGCGGAGCAATTACAAAACTGTGAATCCTGGCAAATGCCAACGCTTGAGGTTTCCGGCAGGGTGGTGAGCGCCTCCGGTAAATCTTCTCGTCGAGCGGGTAGAACCGATGCTGCCAGCGCCAGTCCTGAGCCGCTGACGGCCTCTAAAATAGAGGCCGTTCGCAAACAGGCTTATGCCGAAGGGCTGGCCTTGGGTAAGCAGGAAGGGTTACAACGAGCACAAGCAGAGGTTAACGAAAAGATCGCGCAGCTTAACCGAATTATGGGGCAGTTGATGCATCCCTTGGCAGAGCAGGGTGCTGATTTAGAAAAGGCTTTGGTCAAGCTCACCGGGGTGATTGCTCAAGCGGTGGTGCAAACCAGTATTCAATTAGATGGCGACAGGTTATTAAAGATTATTAAGCAGGCCTTAGCGCAACTGCCGGATGCCAGTCAAAATATTCGCGTGACCGTGCATCCTCAGGATGCGGAGCTGATTAAAAAAGCCGCGTCGCCGGAGTCTGATGAGTGGCGAATTATTGCCGATGCGAGTTTGGTGAGCGGTGGTTGTATTGTGAAAACCGACTACAGCTATGTCGATTTCACCTTGGAAAAACAATTTCAGTTAACCCTGCAAGATATCGTTAAACAGCACTTGGCGACGCAGCCAGATGACGACCCGAATGGGTTGACAGCCGGTGGTGTTGAATGA
- the fliG gene encoding flagellar motor switch protein FliG, with protein sequence MNEEFNAIESAAILMMSLGEQHAAQILRLMEPKEVQRIGAAMTQLENINKEQVTKVLEGFLEDAQDETGLTTDSDKYIRSMLTQALGSEKANSVIERILMGGDTTGLDTLKWMEPLAVADIIRFEHPQVQAIILSYLDSDQAAGVLALLSEKVRLEIIIRISNLKTVQPSALEELNFIIENQVSTGKTTKTTSLGGTKTAANILNAIDSSIESVIFEQLTGVDEALSSEIQELMFVFENLANVDDRSIQALLREVSSDELIIALKGADEEVQEKIFSNMSKRAAELLKDDLEAKGPVRLSEVEVAQKAILMIARRMAESGEIDLGGGGGDQML encoded by the coding sequence ATGAATGAGGAATTTAATGCCATCGAGAGCGCCGCCATTCTCATGATGAGTTTGGGAGAGCAGCATGCGGCCCAAATCTTACGGCTAATGGAGCCCAAGGAAGTTCAGCGTATCGGTGCGGCAATGACGCAATTAGAAAATATCAACAAGGAACAGGTAACCAAAGTACTGGAAGGTTTTCTTGAGGATGCGCAGGATGAGACCGGGTTAACGACCGATTCGGATAAATATATCCGCAGCATGCTGACTCAAGCCCTCGGTTCGGAAAAAGCCAACAGCGTGATCGAGCGTATTTTAATGGGTGGCGACACAACCGGCCTGGATACCTTGAAATGGATGGAGCCGCTGGCGGTGGCGGATATTATTCGGTTTGAACATCCACAGGTGCAAGCCATTATTCTCTCTTATTTGGATTCTGATCAGGCCGCAGGCGTATTAGCACTGTTGTCGGAAAAAGTGCGTCTTGAAATTATTATACGAATTTCTAATTTGAAGACGGTGCAACCTTCAGCGCTGGAGGAACTCAACTTTATCATTGAGAATCAGGTCAGCACCGGTAAAACCACCAAAACCACAAGTTTAGGCGGCACCAAAACCGCTGCCAATATCCTCAACGCCATTGATAGCTCAATCGAATCGGTAATATTTGAGCAGCTAACGGGTGTTGATGAGGCGCTCAGCAGCGAAATTCAAGAACTCATGTTTGTATTTGAAAACCTGGCAAATGTAGATGATCGCAGTATACAGGCGCTGTTACGAGAAGTGTCCTCGGATGAACTCATTATTGCTCTTAAGGGTGCCGATGAAGAGGTGCAGGAGAAGATATTCTCGAATATGTCCAAACGCGCGGCGGAACTTCTGAAAGATGACCTAGAAGCGAAGGGACCAGTGCGTTTGAGCGAAGTGGAAGTGGCGCAAAAGGCGATACTTATGATTGCCCGGCGCATGGCTGAGTCAGGCGAAATTGATTTGGGAGGTGGCGGTGGCGATCAGATGCTGTAA
- the fliF gene encoding flagellar M-ring protein FliF, producing the protein MATLPANIEAQAQKMQNDNNLATGFSGLSLFRQIGLLVGLAASIAIGFAVVLWSQEPDYSPLLTDVSGVDATQAIDLLRGNDIPYKIDTRSGGLLVPSEHLHSARMQLAAVGIADNRSVGFELLDKEQGLGASQFMENISYRRGLEGELARTISSLKSVRSARVHLALPKATVFVRDERKPSASVFVELTAGRQLEEAQSMAIVNLVASSVPELSSSDVTIVDQNGRLLSEQGRSESSALAAHQFDYTRKMEQVLSRRIEQILEPVVGFNKFKAEVSADLDFTAIEQAEEAYNPQTAVVRSEQTLDEQRSGSATEPSGVPGALSNQPPGAGTTDPAAATGQAGLNAQKNSRRQSTRNYELDRTISYTKRPQGQIRRLSVAVVVDNLPSEGDTPTPWPQDQLDRLTELVRGAVGYDEARGDRVTVINAAFAPVEKFEPVIEEVAIWEKSWFPKLVKQSLAGILVLLLIFMVIRPIMKSLSSDGAKQKELALAVANAQTAPATAQGRAAGGGTNLSPQYGSGNTAALLPGPGQSYDMQLATAQSMIADNPQRAAQVVKQWVTENE; encoded by the coding sequence ATGGCTACTTTACCCGCAAATATTGAGGCACAGGCCCAGAAAATGCAGAACGATAACAACCTGGCAACCGGATTTTCTGGTCTTAGCTTGTTCCGGCAAATTGGGCTATTGGTTGGGCTCGCGGCGAGTATCGCCATTGGCTTTGCCGTCGTACTCTGGTCGCAGGAGCCTGATTACAGTCCGCTGTTGACGGATGTCAGTGGTGTTGACGCTACTCAAGCAATTGACCTATTACGCGGCAATGATATTCCCTACAAAATCGATACGCGCAGCGGTGGTTTGTTGGTGCCCTCGGAGCATCTGCATTCGGCGCGTATGCAACTGGCGGCGGTAGGTATTGCGGATAACCGCAGCGTGGGCTTTGAGCTGCTTGATAAGGAGCAGGGTCTGGGTGCCAGCCAATTTATGGAGAACATCAGTTATCGCCGTGGTCTGGAGGGTGAATTGGCACGCACCATCTCGAGCTTAAAGAGCGTGCGTAGTGCGCGCGTGCATCTGGCGTTACCAAAAGCGACGGTGTTTGTCCGCGATGAGCGCAAACCCAGCGCCTCTGTGTTTGTGGAGTTGACGGCTGGCCGCCAATTAGAAGAAGCGCAAAGCATGGCGATTGTTAACCTGGTGGCCTCCAGTGTGCCGGAACTAAGCTCTTCCGATGTCACTATTGTAGATCAAAATGGGCGGCTGTTATCCGAGCAAGGTCGTTCTGAGTCTTCGGCGCTAGCCGCGCATCAGTTTGACTATACCCGCAAAATGGAGCAGGTATTAAGCCGACGCATTGAGCAGATATTAGAACCGGTTGTTGGCTTTAATAAGTTTAAGGCTGAAGTTTCTGCTGATCTTGATTTTACCGCCATCGAGCAAGCTGAAGAGGCGTACAATCCACAGACAGCCGTGGTGAGAAGTGAACAAACTTTGGATGAGCAGCGTTCGGGCTCAGCAACAGAACCCAGTGGTGTACCCGGCGCTTTATCAAATCAACCGCCTGGTGCTGGCACCACAGACCCGGCTGCAGCGACAGGACAGGCTGGTTTAAATGCTCAAAAGAATTCACGCCGCCAATCCACCCGCAACTATGAATTGGATCGTACCATCAGTTACACCAAGCGTCCGCAAGGGCAGATCCGACGGCTATCGGTGGCGGTAGTTGTCGACAATTTGCCCAGCGAAGGTGACACCCCGACCCCTTGGCCGCAGGATCAGTTGGATCGGCTCACTGAATTGGTGCGTGGTGCGGTGGGTTATGATGAGGCGCGTGGTGACCGCGTAACCGTAATTAATGCGGCATTTGCACCGGTGGAAAAGTTTGAGCCGGTGATCGAAGAGGTTGCGATTTGGGAAAAGTCATGGTTTCCCAAATTGGTTAAACAGTCGCTGGCGGGGATTCTCGTACTATTGCTGATATTTATGGTGATAAGGCCCATTATGAAGTCGCTATCTAGCGATGGCGCTAAGCAAAAGGAACTGGCATTGGCGGTTGCTAATGCGCAGACGGCCCCAGCTACAGCGCAGGGCAGAGCGGCTGGCGGCGGTACGAATCTGTCCCCGCAGTACGGGAGTGGCAACACAGCGGCGCTACTGCCCGGCCCAGGCCAAAGTTATGATATGCAGTTAGCAACGGCGCAGAGCATGATTGCGGATAACCCGCAGCGTGCCGCCCAGGTTGTGAAGCAGTGGGTTACTGAAAATGAATGA
- the fliE gene encoding flagellar hook-basal body complex protein FliE — METGRADINSVLLQMRQMQAQIQGPIEKPSNTIEAGKTADSPNFGEMMANAVNGVNDQQMQAKALATAYEKGDPSVDLTQVMISIQKASLSFDAMNQVRNRLVRAYEDIMNMPV; from the coding sequence GTGGAAACGGGAAGAGCGGATATTAACAGTGTGCTACTGCAAATGAGACAAATGCAGGCGCAGATTCAAGGGCCAATCGAAAAGCCCAGCAATACCATCGAGGCAGGCAAAACAGCGGATAGTCCCAACTTTGGCGAAATGATGGCCAATGCTGTTAACGGCGTCAATGATCAGCAAATGCAAGCGAAGGCTTTGGCGACAGCTTATGAGAAAGGTGATCCGAGTGTAGACTTGACGCAGGTGATGATCAGCATTCAAAAGGCCAGTTTATCTTTTGATGCAATGAACCAGGTTAGAAACCGTTTAGTCAGGGCGTACGAAGATATTATGAATATGCCCGTGTAA
- a CDS encoding sigma-54-dependent Fis family transcriptional regulator, with translation MNRSKILVVEDDLELREALYDTLELAGFEVFQTDSGEAALALLEKQSVNMVVSDVNMGGISGHELLVRLQKTSPSLPVLLMTAYGDVSNAVNAMRNGAVDYLVKPFKPQALVDAVARHAVGKCNQADQSSPVADEPSSQALLQLAQRVAATDSTVLISGESGTGKEVLARFIHTHSARANGPFVAINCAAIPENMLEATLFGHEKGAFTGAYTSNPGKFEQANGGTILLDEVSEMDLGLQAKLLRVLQEREVERVGGKKVIALDVRIVATTNRDLLAHVETGRFREDLYYRLSVFPLQWLPLRERQLDIVPLAERLIEQHCRKMNKKLVRLAAEAKAKLCAYSWPGNVRELDNVIQRALILQQGDSIRTEDLMLTPGSRLAGLEHQSSPLSEQNGSAEENAAGLGDDMKSHEYQLIVEALTLERGRKKQAAEKLGISPRTLRYKLAKMRESGFDLDAALGF, from the coding sequence ATGAATAGAAGTAAAATTCTGGTCGTTGAGGATGACCTTGAATTGCGCGAGGCGCTTTATGATACCCTCGAATTAGCGGGTTTTGAGGTATTCCAAACAGACTCTGGAGAGGCAGCCTTGGCGCTGTTGGAAAAGCAAAGCGTCAACATGGTGGTGAGTGATGTCAATATGGGTGGCATTAGCGGCCATGAACTGCTGGTGCGCTTACAAAAAACCTCTCCGTCCTTGCCGGTGTTATTGATGACGGCCTACGGTGATGTTAGCAATGCAGTCAACGCCATGCGCAATGGCGCAGTGGATTATCTGGTTAAACCCTTTAAACCCCAAGCATTGGTAGACGCGGTGGCGCGCCATGCGGTGGGTAAATGCAATCAGGCCGACCAATCATCGCCAGTGGCTGATGAGCCTTCAAGCCAAGCACTGCTTCAGCTGGCGCAACGAGTAGCGGCAACCGATTCCACGGTCTTGATCTCAGGCGAAAGCGGCACCGGTAAAGAGGTGCTAGCGCGTTTTATTCATACTCATTCTGCACGTGCGAATGGGCCGTTTGTGGCGATCAACTGTGCGGCAATTCCAGAAAACATGTTGGAAGCAACCTTATTCGGTCATGAGAAAGGCGCTTTTACCGGTGCCTACACGAGCAATCCGGGTAAGTTCGAACAGGCTAATGGCGGTACTATTCTGCTTGATGAAGTGTCGGAAATGGATTTAGGTTTACAAGCGAAATTACTGCGTGTTTTACAAGAAAGAGAAGTTGAAAGAGTGGGCGGTAAAAAAGTTATTGCGTTGGATGTGAGAATTGTCGCTACCACTAACCGTGATCTGCTGGCACATGTTGAAACGGGTCGGTTTAGAGAAGACCTTTATTACCGCCTGAGTGTATTCCCTTTACAGTGGTTGCCTTTGCGTGAGCGACAATTGGATATTGTGCCTTTAGCTGAGCGTTTGATTGAGCAGCATTGTCGCAAAATGAATAAGAAATTGGTGCGTTTAGCTGCAGAGGCGAAGGCAAAACTTTGTGCTTATTCTTGGCCGGGAAATGTTCGTGAGTTGGACAATGTGATCCAGCGTGCACTGATCTTGCAGCAGGGCGATAGTATTCGAACTGAAGATCTGATGTTAACGCCGGGCTCCAGGCTAGCGGGTTTGGAACACCAATCATCGCCACTGTCTGAACAGAACGGGAGTGCGGAGGAAAATGCGGCGGGTTTGGGCGATGATATGAAGAGTCATGAATACCAGCTTATTGTAGAAGCCTTAACTTTAGAGCGTGGCCGCAAAAAACAGGCTGCTGAAAAACTTGGCATTAGTCCACGAACATTACGATATAAATTAGCTAAGATGCGTGAGTCTGGCTTTGATCTGGACGCCGCTCTGGGATTTTAA
- a CDS encoding PAS domain-containing protein: protein MLGSAQHNGTSLKERTGSSLALDLDLPDKHKLETAFEFFNLMSQQLTDAYQGLEQQVKDLTAELVRAQARHEEEVAKKEIVTNRLEGLLNILPVGVVVLDVRGRVQQCNLAATELLGEPLLGESWLDIIQRSFAPRLDDGHEVSLKDGRRVSLATRSLDGQPGQLIVLTDMTETRALQERLSRHQRLSSLGEMVASLAHQIRTPLTAAMLYGEHLANTDLEPAQQKRFADKLNSRLNHLEQQVRDMLIFAKGDMPLADRIDTTQLVTGIEVAAESPLMASGSSLSINNQALNAVLQCNLEALIGAILNLINNSIQAVGCDAVICIKLMQRDTQLEIRVVDQGPGINETVKSRMMEPFVTTKSHGTGLGLAVVQAVVRAHQGEFKLESSTAQGTCMLLSLPVFGANPGERQEGVSDE from the coding sequence ATGTTGGGTTCGGCTCAGCACAATGGCACGAGCCTAAAAGAGAGGACTGGCAGCAGTTTGGCGCTTGATCTGGATTTGCCGGACAAGCATAAGCTGGAAACAGCCTTCGAGTTTTTTAACCTAATGTCGCAACAGCTTACCGACGCCTATCAAGGCTTGGAACAACAGGTTAAGGATTTGACGGCAGAATTAGTGCGAGCGCAAGCGCGGCATGAAGAGGAAGTTGCCAAAAAAGAAATAGTGACCAATCGTTTGGAGGGTCTGCTCAATATTTTACCGGTTGGCGTGGTGGTACTGGATGTGCGTGGACGTGTACAGCAGTGCAATCTGGCGGCGACGGAATTACTCGGTGAGCCATTATTGGGTGAAAGTTGGCTGGATATTATCCAGCGCAGTTTTGCGCCAAGGTTAGATGATGGCCATGAGGTATCGTTAAAGGATGGTCGTCGGGTTAGCTTAGCGACCCGTTCTCTGGATGGACAGCCGGGGCAGCTGATCGTATTGACAGATATGACTGAAACTCGCGCCTTACAGGAGCGTTTAAGCAGACATCAGCGGCTGTCGTCCTTGGGCGAAATGGTGGCGTCTTTGGCGCACCAAATTCGTACCCCGCTGACGGCGGCGATGCTCTACGGTGAGCACTTGGCCAATACGGATTTGGAGCCGGCCCAGCAAAAACGTTTCGCGGATAAATTGAATTCGCGCCTCAATCACCTTGAACAACAGGTGCGCGATATGCTGATCTTTGCCAAAGGTGATATGCCCTTGGCGGATCGTATTGACACCACGCAGCTCGTCACAGGCATCGAAGTAGCTGCGGAGTCTCCGCTAATGGCGAGCGGCTCATCATTGAGTATTAACAATCAAGCACTTAACGCTGTGCTGCAATGTAATCTGGAAGCACTAATCGGTGCGATTCTTAACCTAATCAATAATTCAATCCAAGCGGTTGGTTGCGACGCTGTGATTTGCATTAAATTGATGCAACGTGATACGCAGCTAGAAATTCGGGTGGTCGATCAAGGTCCTGGTATAAATGAGACGGTGAAGAGCCGAATGATGGAGCCTTTCGTGACAACTAAGTCCCATGGTACCGGCTTGGGCCTAGCGGTGGTGCAAGCTGTAGTGCGTGCGCATCAGGGTGAATTTAAGTTGGAATCCAGCACAGCGCAGGGAACGTGCATGTTGCTGAGTTTGCCGGTTTTTGGAGCAAACCCAGGAGAAAGGCAGGAAGGAGTATCCGATGAATAG